CAATTGCAGGATATCCATCTGCCAAGTTATAGGAACGAGCCTTCCACCGGACATTCCATCGCATTAGTCCAACTTGAAATTCAAAAAAACTTTCTGGATACCTTCCTGTAAAAAGAATGATCCACATAGAGAGAAACGTTAGAATACGACTCCAAATTCCGAAAAACATAAGAAGAAATGCGTGTGGTAAATCTATATAGAGAAACCCTAAAAAGCCTCTTAATAGAAGCTCCGTTTTAGAATAACTTTCTTGTCGTTCGATATATAATTTCATGCTAGTTGGTTTATGTTATAGCATGAATTTACAACATTCATTTCCATTTATAACACACTAAGAACTAACAGTTCTAGTTATAATATCTGAAATTTTTTGAATGGTATCTTCATCTACATTATTGTGCGACGGAAGACAAATAATACGCGACGCTAAACTCTCCGAATTCGGAACATGGCAACTTTTATCTTTAAGGCTCTCAACCTGATTTAGAGACGGATAGAAATACCGTCTTGGATAGATTCCCTCTTTATTTAATTCGGCGATAACCTTCAATAAAGTTTCCTCAGAATTTAAAGTAATGGGCATGTAACTGAAATTATACGACTCCTTATTTATCTTTTGAAATCCTATTGATTCTATGTTTTCAAGCCTTTCTCTGTAACTTGAATAAATTTGCTTTCGATGCTCTATGACCTCTTCAACAAGTGGAATATTCACCAATCCTAAGGCAGCATGCACCTCGGTCATTTTTCCGTTACAACCTTCATCAACAATTTCTCCTTGCCCATCGTAACCGAAAAATCGAAGTCTCTTTATCCGACTAATCAG
This portion of the Flavobacteriales bacterium genome encodes:
- a CDS encoding DUF4389 domain-containing protein; its protein translation is MKLYIERQESYSKTELLLRGFLGFLYIDLPHAFLLMFFGIWSRILTFLSMWIILFTGRYPESFFEFQVGLMRWNVRWKARSYNLADGYPAI